A segment of the Coffea arabica cultivar ET-39 chromosome 8c, Coffea Arabica ET-39 HiFi, whole genome shotgun sequence genome:
TTCCCATTGTAATAGTTGACATCGGAGAAGGCTCCCCAGGGACGCTGCATCTCTACTCTTGTCCAGCACTTGTCCCCCGGTCTCCAAAACCCCAGAGCACCACCTCCGTGACAGACCACCATGAGAACAAAGCCGGAGAACCCGTCCGAAGCCGAAGGTGGTACCGACAAAGCTGCTCTTTTCACGTAAACGAAACAGCTAGGTATATTCAGATTATCATACATAGGGAAGGTGGATTGATGAGGGAGCTCAATTTGAACACCCGACAGAGGGTGCAACATATTCATCTCTCCTCCACTCCCGACGGTGATCAGCCATCCTCGTGACTCCATGCATTTTTTGTTCTTGGTTTCGGGGAGTGACAATTTATTCCAAACCTTACCCCTGGATAGACTGTAAAATTCCCTATCGTCGCTGTCTTTTTTCTCTGCTAGCATGAGCAGAGGAACGGTAGGCCATAAGTTAACAAAATTTTGCTTCGGTGCAGCCATACGCCACGAGGTGCAAACGCCACGGAAGGCTACAAAATCTTCTATCAGACTTAGATGCCTGCTTATCACAGCCAACAGATCAGGTAAAAGCTGCGACCAATCTCCCATGATTTATTCTATAATATACGCCCGctgaaacaaaaccaaaaaaaaaaaaaattaataataacagATGTGTTGAAGACTCAATAACAGATCTAACAAAATTGTTCAAGAGTCAAAAGGTTTGTGTTCGGAAAATTTAAGGAGTCAGGTGCGGCCGTGAGACCTATTAGGTTTCAGGTGCAGGAGTCAGGTTGGGCTCGCAGTTGAATAACTTTGTCGGACACTCGTTTTAGATTTGTGAAATTGACTTGAACCGGCCGCATCATTGGATCTCTATATATAGGGAAGCAAGAGTCGAATaaccaaatccaaatcaaaactgGATGGTGTTGGTTTGTGGGTTCCGTTAGGTTGGGCTTTGGCTCTAATTTGGCGATGACTCCTGAGTGTTTCTAAtctatggaaaaaaaaatccaaatcaaaattGGTTTCCGCTCGACAAATTGAACCCAGAATTACACTAACtatagtgtgtttggataaagTAATATTTGAAAGGattattgtaatatttttttgtgatgtatgtaagataaaaaaataatttaaaaaaaaatagattaaaaaatatatttatgatgcaagtaaaatattatttgggataattcaTCAATTCAAACACAGTACATTTGAAAGTCAGTAGAATGAAAAAAGGAATTGAAAGTATCTAAAATAATATATGGCAGTTTCTTCTAAAGAaaattggatttggaataaGTACCGTGTATTACATATATGGCAAATACCAAATCAACCAATATAGAATTTGGACTTGTTGACATTtgacaaaaatatatatatagaatttggactcctttttttttttttttttttaacattttcttGGAGGGACAGCGTGACAATACTTTTGACTTTTGGGATGAATGACCCAATACAGCACATCGTGGGCTTGTTAGTAGTGGCACATCGTACTTTGGTGACTTCGCAGAATTAATGAATTATACGTTTAGATAGTTCCTTTGAGACAACCGCCAACAATCTTAATTACACTGACCTCTCCGCGGCTTAtcataataataacaaataccTCCTCCGTGATTTCCAAAATTACATAAAACTCCCTTGAGATTTTAAGTTCATTTAACAAGTACAATACCATCTCTTTGCAATTACATCAACATCAACAAACATATTATTGTTTATACTCCTGTTGGGTTTCTGGAAAAATCTCATGGCGTCAAGgaataggaaaaggaaaagaaactaaagcgagactaagaaaaaaaaaaaaggaagaagaagatgaagaaacaAGAATATGGCCCTTGTGAAGTCGCTTACTCAACAAATGAAATCTCTTCCGCATCCCCAGCGGTGATCAGATCAGAGGCCATCCTCTCCTCTTATTTCCATGCATTACTTCCTCTTGGTTTTGGTGAATGACAACCTCCAACAATCTTACTCCTTAACAGATTGCTGCTGTGTTTTCTACTAGCATCAACAATAAAAGTCGAGACGTCTGACTTTTCAATATTAGATTTGATGGGGTTATAGTTCCAAATTTGAGTTCGACTGAATTACAAAAGTTATGTTAAGGTTATATAcatatgaaatttaaaaaaaaatgacgcAAGTgatcctttcattttttttttttaattcctaaCTTCTTGGAACAATGATAGAAATGCTATAGTAAAAGTTAGCAGACGTAAGATAAATTCAAGTTAGGAAGGCGACTCATGGATGACAGATGAGCACGCAAACTCTACGAAAGCCAAAAAATAAAACCAACTATTTACTTCGAACAAATAACATTCTACATGAGAGCCTTAGAAGAATAAATTTATTTCAGCCGTGAAGAGTATGGCAAACCAAAAGATGAGAGGCAGACATGAGGGGGCCGGACGGATAGGTCAACTCCATAGATGTATTAGATTTTTAACTGCAATTATATTAATTTGCCCCCCTAACTTGTCTatcattggatttttttttaatctttgtaATTTCTTTTTATGAAAGTATCTGAAAGCAAATCACTAGTAAATAATTGGTATCACTCAAATTTCAATGCATGGTTAGTTATTTTACTGCAACATTAATGTAGCTTTGAATAGTGACTAAACATATATTGATTTCTTTGACAAATCAATTCTTCTCTGTATATGATTAGTTTATTTTAAAATAGCAACTAAAAAATTTACTAAGGCCCTATTTGATAAAgtaattcagcacttaaatttaatatatttagattttaatatattcaaacgcgtttgataaccaaaatagaacatctgaattaatcaagtgacactgaattttctaggcaaaacttgcCTCCAAAAgtaagtgataagctattcacttatcactgaatgtgatatacactaaatgtatcaaatttagtacttaacaattcaacaaTTTAACGGATTCAGACTTCAGATTTCAAAgttcagatttcagttttatcaaatgcaccctaaatcaaagaatttttctaacatCTAAATTACATCTAACTTATCATGTAAATGCACATATTCATATTTATTGCgccattatatttatatacttcCTCAATGTAACTACATTCTTGCAAAAATATAAACACTCTCAACAAATGACCATTGAGCATTCTTTAGCCAAAATCCTAGTAAAAAATCTAACCCCAAACTAATGATTGTGTGTTTGATCAAGCATCAATCTTCACCAACTCCATAAAATTGATTTCAAGCATAAACTCTTCATGCAACTTCATCAAATCGGATTTGGAAGTAGTACCATGTTTACATAgaaaaatagcaaattgaccaggATTAGATTGCGTTGCACCATAGCTTATGAGgattttgagtttggtttgtGGAGACAATTAAGTCGAGTTTACCAATTCCAATTATTAATTGGAGACGAAGATTGAGTTTCTTCTCTAAGCTAGTTCTGTTCTTCCAACTCCTTCAAAGCTGTAAATGATTGGTTTTTGACATAATAAAATTATCTTTCAGGTCTTCGGCTGAATTTTAACTTTAAAATTGTCAAACCAACTACATTAGATAAACTTGGATTTGCAATTTTTATAAGTTGGACAAAATTCGATTTACTTGTTTGGTTTTTTAATTGGTTTCAACTTTCTGTATTGTATCCTGAGAAAACTCACTTTCCAAATTGTATGAATTTCTGAAACAAGGAGATTACCCGTGTGAGAATTGTTGGCTGTCAGCAAAGCCCCTAGTTTAATATTCTACTagcaaatttttcaattttttctccttttctttttggtagAAATAGCAAATTTTTCTTATAGTCCCCTATTTAAATTCAAAAAGTAATCTTGAGTACTCTTGCACTATAGGCCCCAAAATGCCTCCAGAATAAAGTTGGATTAATGGGCTTACAGAAACATTTTGATTTTTAGcttcttcaagaatcaagaatGAGTTACATATATCGATTCTTAAAAGAACGCCACTAATTCTTTAAAATTGAGATTTAGGCCCAAATGACCTGCCTCTGGTGCTGTTGGGATATTCAGAAATGTGTTTTTGGGTttccctatttttttatttcttaaaaattatCCTAAAAAGACATTGAGCAAATAGCTTCATGTGCAATCAAGCCTATCTTTTCAAGTCAAAATCATGAAATCGAGTAGCTTTATATGCAATGGAAAGTTATCCACACTTGGAGGCAAGGAAATTCTTCTGCAGACTTTTTAGCAAAGCGTTAGTCTTTGAGACATGGCCTTTGGCCCTCCAtagaatccaaaaaaaaaaaaaaaaaaaaagcagcttTATATGCAAAAAGACTTTCATTTCAGACTCAACAAAGTTGCCAAGTAGTGACAAGTTTTTGATCCGCACAAGTAAGACTAGATAATTGAAATTCTCAAATACTTTAACAAATTCTTGAATAAAGCTCTTCAATCTTTGTAATTTATACTAAATTGTAGGTAGAACTTAAGTCATATACAGGCTGTAAATTTAACTCAAACGGATATTAACAATGTTTGGAAAAGATTTGATTGTAGGCATGGCGTACAGTATCTTGATTATTTAAAAGTCGGAGTCAGCACTCAGGTGTCGTGGGGCTTTGAGGGACAGAAGTGCAGGTATACAAGCATTGGACTTAGCTGAAGCAGTAAGATTAGCCTTAATCAAGGCAAGTGGAAGGCAATGGTTAGACTTAGAAGTCTGTGTGCAAATCCGTCTGAAGCACCTCATGGTGCCGTTGAAATCTAGGAAAACTAAAGACTTCAGATTGGGTACCATGACTGATGACATCAACAACTTGAACTCTTTGTTTCAAAAATGCTCATTTTGCTCAAATAAGGGTGGTGATAGTTTGGTTAAAAAGGTTAGCAGATATACATTGGGCATATATAGTGGTGAGGAATGAAACAATCCTCGATGCTCTAACACTTTTGTATAGCATTTTGGAGTCTTTGCTCAGGGAGTGTATAGCTTTGAATCATTTGATACAATTCCTACcgtttcttggaaaaaaaaaaaaaaggcactcAGAAAAGCTCTTGGGTTGGTGATGATGGATTGTTGAAGGGATACTTATTCCAGCCCATCCGTCCGTAGCTCAATGTTTTCTGCAACTTGGATGAAAGGCGATGACGTGATCGTATTATATTAAATTTCTAGAcgaactcgttttaacaattcaacaaaaaatgaaaaagaaattgaaaacgaaaaaaaaaaaaaacagagagcgCAACTAACTTCCCAGAATGAATGCCACAAAAACCTGAACATTTTGAGTACAAGTACCACTTAAGTGACTTGTTTTGTCGTCAAAAGCCCctttttaaataaaagaaaaaagaaaataaaaattcattcaTTATCTTAgttaataataatttggtgTTTATGTTGTTGATTAATCAATCGGAGAAGAGCATGAACACGGCTTCTGGAACTAATTTCTGTATATGACTTTAAACGAATGCATGTCAGAAATCAAGTCCAACGGGAAAATGTCGTACTCTAtatatagggataatttcagaagccCCCTTTcagatttctaacaatttcactttgctccccccaattttagaaaattacacaaacctcccTCAAATCAACAAAATGACTACAATACCCTCTACTTAATGGATAATTCATCACATATGTGGGATATAAAAACCAAgtcaaaagtaaaagaaaatataaaaacttgcAACAACTTGTCATCATTTCTAACCCTACTTTAATTAACAGtagtttcttttctctttctatccttttttttttctatttcttacGATTTTTTCCTTCTTACCTACAACCCCACAGTTTCTTCCACCCATCAACTACACCACCTTGCAAACATACCCAATGTGTTTATTTCTTGTCTATTTCTCTCTTTTCGTGGTACTTAACTATCAGCTCtcttgtttatttcttttcatattATAATTTGCATATATTAAAgaatcaacattttcaaaattacaaattgAAGGAGCGAATGAAAATTTTATGATCAAATTAGATGGAAATGATGAAGATGGTTGTgatagagaggaaaaaaaatgaaattaatgggCTATGgttggaagagaaaaaggaatgacTCTAGGTTATGCTATTATGTCTATTACGCACTAGAATCTAATATCTTCATTTAGTTTCATTTTTGTTGGATTTACAAGTATTGGTGGTGGTTTGTCACAAAGATCAGTTTCTCTGTTCCTAACGCCATTGGAATATGGGATTGCTCTTGACATAGACATCAATAGTAGTTGGCAAGATCTTCTGTTCAAAAAAGGTGATATGCAATAGGTATTGGGTTCATAATTTGAGGTGTAAGATTAGCCAATAGAAAAAATGTAGTGTTAATTTGAGGCGGGAAGTTTTTGAGGGTATTTTAGTTGGTGGTGGTGGTTATGGTCTATTTATAGAGTGATTCAGGTAGAGTTTGGGATTTTGATGATGTCAAAATTGATAGAATTTGGAGATTAAGTTAGAGTGCAATTTTGGTAAAATTTGGGATTTTAGTGGTACCAAAATTGATAGAATTTGGGAATTAAATTGGAATTTGCTTAAACAGTTGATGAGGTTTGGGTTTATAATTATCGTGGAAGCATAACAAATTTTGATAAAAGTgtttgttacttttttttttttgtcaaattgatcACTAAACCTTTTTTTGACTTTCTTTTGATGTTATGATAttgcataagggtattttaggatacTTAAGTATAATTCTAGCCTAATAGGTCTATAGTGTTACTTAAATAGTAAAAGCAAGGAAGATCAatgtaattttctaaaattcggGGGAGCTGAgtaaaattgtcagaaaccttaagagaggtttttgaaattatcccatataTAATATAGACACTAGGGCTAGAAGCCATAAAATACTAATCAAGTTGTAAAGGAAATGCTTCGTAAACAATGAAAAAAGTTGCCATCAAGATCAATCAAACAacacatttttcatttttgtcaaACGTTGAGGTTAACAATTAACTAATGGTTAAAATCTGGATTAATGTACCACAAACGAATCACTATATGTAGGCTACATAAGAAATTAATTGGCTAAGCAGAAAGGTAGGTGAAAACAACATTATTGCCATATTCAGAAGAGTTGGCAGTAGAAATCGAAGAGATATCATCATTATTGTTGAGATGATTACAAGGCAGTGAACGAAATTTTTTCTCCTTCTCCCCAAGCCTCTTGCTAGCTGTTGCTTCGGATGTCCCGTCATTCGAAGGCCTTTAACGAGCTTTGGTTGCTGTTTTTTTCTCAATTCTTCTTTGAACCACGTACTCTTCAGAAATGTACACGTCCATCATGCATGCAAAGTTCGAACAGCTTCTAGCCCTTGAGATCTTTCCTCTCAAAATAGTGGGGCAAGAAAGTGTTAATGCAATGGAAATGTTGGGGTTTATGCAACGTATGGATGGAGTTGGGGTACCGGCATGGCTGAAAAGAAGGTTTTGAATTTATAGGGGTTCTGTGAAGTGTATCTATGGGCGCTGGAAGACCACGTTTTGCCTCAAATAAACGACATGAATGAAGCCACCTTTTGTCTGTGCGAACTACGAAGCGAGTGGAGTTGCAGTACAAGGGGGTCCACCTTTTGTACTCAAGGGGTTTCAAACTTCAAAAGATGCATATGCACTAGTTgatgaaatttttagaaaatttagtataaaaatgcaagtcaaggaattgaaTTCTTGGCGATCAACTATTGTCGGAGTAGTTGGTTTAGAAATCTGTCTCTgggcttcctttttttttttttttgacattaaGCAAAATAGATTTATATGCAATCAAGCCTATCTGTTCAAGTCAAAATCATGAAATCGAGTAGCTTTGTATGCAATGGAAAGTTATCCACACTTGGAGGCAACGAAATTCTTCTGCACACATTTTTGCAAAGAGGTTGTCTTTGAAGAACTTAGTTGGACCTGCTATCGGTCCCAGAAGCAAGgagtggggggggggggggggggggagtgtTTCTCTACCCCTAGATTAGTTTCAGTGTAATAGACAGGGCCTTTGGCCCTCCATagaaaccccccccccccccccaaaaaaaagcgGCTTTATATGCAAAAAAGACTTCCATTTCAGACTCAACAAAGGTTGCCAAGTAGTGACAAATTTTTGATGTGCACGGGTTAGACTAGATACTTAAAATTCTCAAATACTTTAATAAATTCTAGAATAAAGCTCTTCAATATATGTAATTGAGACAAAATTGTAGGTAGAACTTAAGTCATATACAAGCGGTAAATTTAACTCAAACGGATATTAACGATGTTT
Coding sequences within it:
- the LOC113705215 gene encoding F-box protein SKIP23-like; amino-acid sequence: MGDWSQLLPDLLAVISRHLSLIEDFVAFRGVCTSWRMAAPKQNFVNLWPTVPLLMLAEKKDSDDREFYSLSRGKVWNKLSLPETKNKKCMESRGWLITVGSGGEMNMLHPLSGVQIELPHQSTFPMYDNLNIPSCFVYVKRAALSVPPSASDGFSGFVLMVVCHGGGALGFWRPGDKCWTRVEMQRPWGAFSDVNYYNGKFYAITYSGRIIVCDVSGPGSMEAQLLFSIDIELLLYRVSYLVELAGELLIVARDGAFVDEDLNYGASNFRVFRLDLINCRWKEVTSLGNSSIFVGYNAAFSVESAGFPGIIKPNCIYFTDDCIDSYYDVEPGGGKDMGIYDVEDGKIERFDDIRSFSLMGPPVWVAPSS